Proteins encoded by one window of Nicotiana tabacum cultivar K326 chromosome 10, ASM71507v2, whole genome shotgun sequence:
- the LOC107806413 gene encoding uncharacterized protein LOC107806413: MKKKSDVSIIFPKFKALVEKFFATPIVTLYSDNGGEYIYLRDFFTSHGISHFLTPPYTPEYNGTAERRHCHIVETADNTVLTWAPHYIIPLPTGSTNSMAPPSTGASSSLTPSSCKALGTSNSYQGTTSLSSSSILSPASPDSSSVQEHRSLAVTTVEPMSLSDPISTHSMPSSLPIFSPLASTGTPEHMEISVSPALSTAPPPPPSQNSHHMVTRS; the protein is encoded by the exons ATGAAAAAGAAGTCTGATGTCTCTATTATATTTCCTAAATTCAAGGCTCTTGTTGAAAAGTTTTTCGCAACACCCATTGTCACTCTTTACTCAGATAATGGTGGTGaatatatttatttaagagaCTTCTTCACCTCTCATGGCATTTCTCATTTTCTTACACCACCATATACACCGGAATACAATGGGACGGCAGAACGAAGACACTGTCATATAGTTGAAACCG CTGATAACACTGTTCTCACTTGGGCTCCTCATTACATTATCCCATTGCCCACTGGCTCTACCAACTCTATGGCTCCTCCCAGTACTGGTGCATCTTCATCTCTTACTCCTTCATCATGTAAGGCTTTGGGAACTTCAAACAGTTATCAAGGTACAACTTCTCTTAGTTCTTCTTCTATTCTGTCTCCTGCTTCACCAGATTCATCAAGTGTACAGGAACATAGATCTCTTGCAGTAACAACTGTGGAACCAATGTCTCTATCCGATCCTATCTCCACTCACTCAATGCCGTCTTCATTGCCAATCTTTTCACCATTGGCATCAACTGGAACACCCGAACACATGGAAATTTCTGTTTCACCGGCTTTATCAACTGCTCCCCCTCCACCTCCTTCACAAAATTCTCATCACATGGTTACACGTTCATAG
- the LOC107806412 gene encoding uncharacterized protein LOC107806412 — MNTILEYPLEALAFNYLSFGFLTVVNNVWAWVAVITAAVSFWRIKTSSTLPLPEPRGDFSGAPSPSPPPPTSVPSCSSSPQVERVAKEPSSTVTTEMYPGVSMNKEEGTKGKLTVYFKQDDGEECDVDGDDGDQDGEDGAVEMWFENWENLLKMRNGEMGWYRCQDMKVIDGNVVRLWDGCRRRRKAETTAFSVGVGSTW, encoded by the coding sequence ATGAATACAATATTGGAATATCCGCTCGAAGCTCTTGCTTTTAATTACTTGAGCTTCGGTTTCTTAACTGTCGTCAACAATGTTTGGGCATGGGTCGCCGTTATTACCGCCGCCGTTAGCTTCTGGAGGATCAAAACTTCTTCAACTTTGCCCTTACCGGAGCCACGTGGCGACTTTTCCGGTGCCCCATCTCCATCTCCACCGCCGCCAACCTCGGTACCATCATGTTCATCATCACCGCAGGTTGAGAGGGTAGCAAAAGAACCTTCTTCAACAGTTACTACTGAGATGTACCCTGGTGTTTCTATGAACAAAGAAGAAGGAACAAAAGGGAAACTAACGGTGTATTTTAAGCAAGATGACGGCGAAGAATGTGACGTCGATGGAGACGACGGTGATCAGGACGGAGAAGACGGCGCCGTTGAAATGTGGTTTGAGAATTGGGAAAATTTATTGAAAATGAGAAATGGGGAAATGGGTTGGTATAGATGCCAGGACATGAAAGTAATTGACGGCAACGTAGTTAGGTTGTGGGACGGTTGTAGACGGCGGAGGAAGGCGGAAACCACCGCTTTCTCAGTTGGCGTAGGTAGTACTTGGTAG